From the Kitasatospora atroaurantiaca genome, the window CGGTCGTCGACCACACCGCCGGAGAAGATCATCTCCGTGCCGTCCTGCGGGATGGCGAGCGGTTGCTGCGTCCAGTGCACCAGGTCGGGGCTGGTCGCGTGGCCCCAGGACATGTTGCCCCAGGTGGTGCCCGACGGGTTGTACTGGAAGAACAGGTGGTACGCGTCGCGGTAGTAGATCGGGCCGTTCGGGTCGTTCATCCAGTTCTGTGCGGGCGAGAAGTGGAACTGCGGGCGGTATGTCTCGGTGTACGGCGTCGGCGCGGCGCCGGCGGGGGTGGCGGCGAGCGTTGTAAGGGCGGTGGCGGCGAGGGCGGCAAGCAGCCGGCTAGGGCGGCGGGTGGGGGCGGTTGCCATGGTGGTTCTCCTCGGGGGCGGACATACCCGCTTGGCGGGCGGGCGGGTGGTGGGGTGTCCGTGGGAGCCTGCGGGATGCGCATGGGCGCACGGCGGTGCAGGTGTACCTCGAAGTACGCCCGCATGCAGGAAAGATGTCGTCGTGAGGTGGTGTCATCGATGACATTGACTGCCGAGGATGATGCGGGGAGCCGAGCGATCGCGTCAAGAGGTCGTACCGCACGCGCTCGGCACCCAGTGGATGTCCTGGGGCGGTCGCCCAGTCAGGCGGAGACCGCCGGCTCGTCGCGGAGTTGGTGCGCCCAGGGCGGGTTGGGGCCGGCGACGGAGCAGGTCAGCGCGGCGACCCTGGCGGCGTAGCGGCAGGCGGCGGCGGTGTCGTCCAGGGTCAGCTCGGCCAGGCGGCCGCCGAGCCGGCCGAGTGCGCCGAGCTGGTGCAGCAGGCCGGCGGTGAAGGAGTCGCCGGCACCGATGGTGTCGACCACCTCGGTCCGGGGCGTGGGCACGGTGACCCGCTCGCCGTCGAGCGAGGCGAGGGCGCCGCCGGCGCCGAGGGTGATCACCACCAGCCGGGCACCGGCCAGGTGCCAGGCGTCGCAGGCGCGTTCGGGCGAGACACCGGGCAGCAGCAGCTCCAGGTCGTCCCAGCTCAGCCGGAGGATGTCGGCCAGCGCGCACCAGCGGGCGAGGCGCGCCCGGTAGACGGACGGATCGACCAGCAGGGGGCGGACGTTGGGGTCGATCGAGATGGTCGTTCCGGACCGCACCCGGGCAACCCACTGCTCCACCCGCTCGCCGCCCGGTTCGCGGACCAGGGCGAGCGAGCCGGTGTGCAGGCAGCTCGCGTCGGCGAGCGGCGCGGCAGCGAGTTCGGCGTCGGTCCACTGCCAGTCGGCGGTGCCGTCGGCGTGGAAGTCGTAGCGGGCCTGGCCCAGTTCGTCGAGGGTGGCGATGGCGAGAGTGCTGGGCTCTTCGGCGTCGACGACACCGCTCAGGTCGACTCCGGAGCCGGTGAGGTGCTGCCGGAACAGCCGTCCGAACGGGTCGGCCGAGATCCGTCCGAGGAAGCGGGCCGGGGTGCCGAGCCGGGCCAGGGCGGCGGCGGTGTTGGCGGGGCCGCCGCCGGGCAGGACGCGCAGTGCGAGCTCGCCGGGTCGCTGCTGGGTGGGGTCTGAGAAGGCGTCGGCGACGCACTCGCCGAGGACCGCGACCGGACGTGGGGACATGGGGCACCCTTTCGAGGATTCGGGGGTCGGCACCGCCGACGCCGCACCGTGGGCCGAGCGGGCGCGCTGCGTGCAACTCCTGGGCGAGCGGCGCCGTTTCGGCGGCGTTACCCACTCGTTACGCGTCAAGGGCTTGCCTGCTCTGTGGCGCCGACTCCATCATCCTCGGCAAGCGAATGTCAACGTTGACATCAGTCGACGGCGATACCGAAGCGCAAGTCAGGGAGTCGAGATGTCCCGTACCACCCTCGCCCGTGCCGCCGCCTGTACGGCTCTCGCGGCCCTCACCCTCACCGCCTGCGGCTCCGGTTCCAAGAGCGCGTCCGATGCGGGTTCGGGCGGCACCGTCAAGGTCGGCCTGATCACCAAGACCGACACCAACCCGTTCTTCGTCAAGATGAAGCAGGGCGCGGAGAAGTCCGCCAAGGAGAATGGTGCCCAACTGGTCACCGCAGCAGGCAAGTTCGACGGGCGACAATGCCGGCCAGATCGCCGCGCTGGAGAACATGGTGGCCGGCGGGGTGAAGGGCGTCCTGATCACCCCGAGCGACTCCAAGGCCATCCTGCCCGCGATCAAGAAGGCGCGGGACAAGGGCGTGCTGGTGATCGCCCTGGACAGCCCCACCGAGCCGCAGGACGGCACCGACGCGCTGTTCGCCACCGACAACAAGAAGGCCGGCGTGCTGATCGGCCAGTACGCCAAGGCCGCGATGGCCGGCAAGCCCGTGAAGATCGCCACCCTGGACCTCGCCCCCGGCGTCGCCGTCGGCCAACTCCGCCACGACGGCTTCCTCCAGGGCTTCGGCGTCGCCGAGGGCGCCCCGTCCATCGCCTGCTCGCAGGATACCGGCGGCGACCAGGCCAAGGGCCAGACCGCGATGGAGAACTGCCTTCAGAAGGCCCCCGACATCAACCTCGTCTACACCATCAACGAGCCTGCCGCGCTCGGCGCCTGGACCGCCCTCAAGGCCAAGGGCCGCGAGAAGGACGTGCTGATCGTGTCGGTGGACGGCGGCTGCACCGGCACCCGGGCCGTCAAGGACGGGAAGATCGCCGCGACTTCGCAGCAGTACCCGCTGGTGATGGCCGCCCAGGGCGTCAAGGCGGTGGTCGACTTCGCCAAGGGCGGCACCAAGGCGTCCGGTTACACCGACACCGGCGTCACCCTGATCACCGACAAGCCGCAGACCGGTGTGGACGCCAAGGACACCGCCTTCGGCCTGGAGAACTGCTGGGGCTGACCCGGCAGACCTGATCGGGCGGTCCGGCCCCGACTCCGCCCCGACCGGGGCCGGACCGCCGACCCGTCACCTCCCGTCCCCCCGCTGCACCGGCAAGGACTGAACATGGCCACCACAACCACCGCCCCGTACGCCGACATCCGGCAACCGGCGCTCGCCCGCAGGCTGCTCTCCGCCCCCACCGCCGGACCGCTCGCCGCGCTGGTGCTCGCCTGCGCCTTCTTCTCCCTGAGCACGGACCAGTTCCTGTCCGGCGGCAACTTCTCGCTGATCATCCAGCAGGTGATGGTGGTCGGCACCCTCGCCGTCGGCCAGACGCTGATCATCCTCACCGCCGGAATCGACCTGTCATGCGGCGCCGTGATGGCCTTCGGCTCGATCCTGATGGCCAGGCTGGCCGCCGACGGAACGGTGCCACCGCTGGTCGCGATCGCGCTCGGGCTCGCGGTCTGCGCCGGGTTCGGTCTGGTCAACGGCCTGCTGGTGCAGCTGATTCCGCTGCCGCCGTTCATCGTCACGCTCGGCATGCTGAACGTCGCCTTCGCGCTCACCCACATCTACTCCGACGAGCAAACGGTGTCCAACCTGCCCGGCGCGCTCACCTTCCTCGGCGAGACCTTCCCGCTCGGCGACACAGACGTGACGTACGGGTCGCTCCTCGCCCTCGCCCTGTTCGCCGTCTTCGCCTACGTGTTGAGCAGCACCGCCTGGGGCCGGCACGTCTACGCCCTGGGCAACAGCCAGGAGTCGGCCCGACTCAACGGCATCCGAACCGGGCGCCTCACCGTCGGCATCTACGCCCTGGCGGGGCTGGTCTACGGCCTCGCGGCGCTGTTGCTGGTCTCCCGCACCGGCGTCGGCGACCCGCAGACCGGGCAGACCGACAACCTGGACTCCATCACGGCCGTCGTCCTCGGCGGCACCAGCCTGTTCGGTGGGCGCGGCAGCGTGCTCGGCTCGCTGATCGGAGCCTTGATCGTCGGGGTGTTCCGCAACGGCCTGCAGCTGATGGGTGTCGCCTCGATCTACCAGACCCTGATCACCGGTGTGCTGGTGATCCTCGCCGTGACCATCGACCAGATCTCCCGGAAGAGGGCCCGATGACCACTCCCGTGCTCCAGGCCCGCGGCCTGGTCAAGCGCTACGGCCATGTCACCGCCATCGACGGTGCCGACTTCGACCTGCTGCCCGGCGAGGTGCTCGCCGTGATCGGCGACAACGGCGCGGGGAAGTCCAGCCTGATCAAGGCGCTCACCGGGGCGGTCGCCCCGGACGAGGGCGAGATCCGGCTGAACGGCGAACCGGTGCGCTTCGGCGGACCGCAGGACGCCCGGGCGCACGGCATCGAGACGGTGTACCAGGACCTCGCGGTCGCCGCCTCGATGGACATCGCCGCCAACATGTTCCTCGGCCGTGAGCTGCGCCGCCCCGGCCTGCTCGGGTCCGTCTTCCGTGCGCTGGACCGGAAGCGGATGCGCGAGGAGGCCGCCGCCCACATGGCCGACCTGAAGATCGGGCTGCGATCGCTCACCCAGGCCGTGGAGACGCTCTCCGGCGGCCAGCGGCAGGCCGTCGCGGTCGCCCGCGCGGTGGCCTGGGCGCGCAGTGTGGTGGTGATGGACGAGCCGACCGCCGCCCTCGGCGTCAAGGAGTCGGGGCAGGTGCTGGACCTGATTCGCCGGGTCCGGGACAAGGGCCTGCCGGTGGTCCTGATCAGCCACAACATGCCCCATGTTTTCGAGATCGCCGACCGCATTCATGTGCACCGCCTCGGAAAGAGGGCGGCGCTTATCAAGCCGGGCGACTACTCGATGTCCGAGGTGGTGGCCATCATGACGGGAGCGCTTGCTGTCGACGGGGACACCGGCGGTACTGTCGTGGCGGACGCCGACGCCGCCCGCGCGGCCGGGGTCCGTATGAGCTGACATTCCAGGGCGGCCCGGCACCACCCAGCCGGGCCGCCGCCCGACAGGAACGGTGGTACATGCCCGCGACCCGCCGCCCGACGCTGCACGACGTCGCCCAGGAGGTCGGCGTGAGCGCCAAGACCGTCTCCCGGGTGCTCAACGGCGACGGTCCGACGTCGGCGGCAACACGGGAGAAGGTGCTGGCCGCAGTCGAGCGGCTGGGCTTCCAACCGAACCTGATGGCCCGAAACATCCGAACCGGCGGGCCGGACACCACCATCGGCCTGGTCGTCCCGGACATGGGCAACCCGTTCTTCGGCACAGTGGCCGGCGGCATCGAGAGCGCTGTCCGCGGGCGAGGGCTCACCCTGCTGCTCGGGTCGTCCGGGGACGACCCGGCGCGCGAGCGGGATCTGATTTCCACCTTCCTGGCGCGGCGGGTCAGCGCGCTGATGGTGGCGCCGGCGGTCGGATCCGACCACGCGTACCTGAAGGCCGCGCGGGCCACCGGAGTGCCGGTGCTCTTCCTCGACCGGCCGGCCACCGGTCTCGCCGCCGACTGCGTGGTGAGCTCCAACCGGGACGGCGCCCGCACCGGCGTCGCGCACCTGATCGCATACGGGCACCGGCGGATCGGCTTCATCGGCGACCGCCCGGCCGGGCTGTACACCCGCCGCGAGCGCCTGGCCGGATACCGGGACGCGCTGGCGGCCGCCGGCCTCCCGTACGACCGGGCGCTGGTCGCCGCCGCGCACAGCCAGCAGGACGCGGCCGCCGCCACCGACCGCCTGCTCGGCCTTCCCGACCCGCCGACCGCGCTGTTCGCGGCCAACAACTTCGCCGCGATGGGGACGGTCGTCGCCCTTGCCCAGGCCAAGCGGCGGGAGGTGGCCCTGGTGGCCTTCGACGACATTCCGCTGGCCGACATCCTGGAGCCCCCACTGACCGTGGTCGCCCAGGATCCGGCGGCGATCGGAGCCGCAGCCGGGCGGACCGCGCTCGCACGGCTGGACGGCGACCGCGGCTCGGCGCGCACGACGGTGATCGACACCCGCCTGGTCGTGCGGGGTTCCGGCGAACAGCGGCCGCGCCGCTGAGGCGCACCGCCGGCCGGGGCCCGACGGGGCATGGCTGAGCACTGGGAGCTGACGCCCCTCTACATCTGCGAGTCGCTTTCGGTACGGGCGTTCGGTGCCGCCTGGATCGGCGCGGCGGTCGAGATCGGTGCTCTGGAACGGACCAGGCTGGTGCTCCGGCGGCTCGCGCCAGCCGCGCAACCTGCAGCGGGGCCCACCCGATCACGGGGTGGGGATGAAGGCGTAGGCGGTCAGCTGGCCGGTCCGGGCGCTGTAGATCACCTTGGTGCCGGTGGTGCTGGCGTCCAGGACGACCTGAAGGGGCAGGTTGCCGACCAGGACGTTGGTGGCGAGGTAGTTGGAGTCGCCGCTCCTGACCAGGATGGCGGTCGGGTTGGCGCCGGCGGGGGTGGTGCTCGGGGCGTCGAAGGAGAAGAAGGGAGGACGAGCTCAGCGGCCGTGCCGCGGGCGGAGGAGTCGGCCGCGTCGGGGGCCTCGCCGGGAGCGGTGGCGGGCAGCGCGCTGAGCGGGCCGCCGCGACCGGGGCCGGAACGGTCTTCGCGAAGATGATCTTCCGGTCGGGCCGCGGCGGCACTGTACGTGCCGACCTCGGCTACACACTCAGAGGAAGCGCCAGAGGTGGTCGGCCGTGCCGTTGTCGTCCCACAGGACGACCTGGGCGCCCTGGGAGGTGGACGCCCCGGAGACGCCGAGGACCCGGCCGCTGACGGCGGACTGGATGCGGAAGGTGTCGCCGCCGCCGTGTCGCAGGCGCCAGCGGTGGTCCGCGGCCCCGTTGTCGGTCCACTGGACGATCCTGGAGCCGTTGGCGGTGCCGCCGCCCTCCACGGCGAGGACCTTGCCGCTGTTGGAGTTCTTGAGCCGCAGGTAGCCTCCGGAGTCGACCACCGCGGTCCACAGGTGGTCTGCGGTGCCGTTGTCGCCCCACTGGATCACCAGGGCGCCGTCGGCGGTCGACATGGTCTGCACGCCGAGCAGGAGCCCGCTGCCCACGTTCTGGATGCGCCGGGTGCCGGTCGGGACGAACCACCACCGGCTGGTGGCCGAGCTCGTGTCCGGGACCTGCACGGCGAAGGCGCCTTGCGCGGTGGAGGCGCCGGCGATGCCGAGCAGCTTGCCGCTGTTGGCGTTCCGCAGGCCGTGTGAGCCGTCGGCCGTCTCGACGACGGTCCACCGGTGGTCGGCGGTGCCGTTGTCCGACCACTGGAGCACGGAGGCGTTGTCGGCGGTGGACATGTTCTGCACGCCGAGGACCTTGCCGCTGTTGGCGTTGCGCAGACGCAGCGCGGTGCCGTCGACCACGAGCCCCCAGTCGTGGTCGGCGGTTCCGCTGTCGCCCCACTGGAGGGCGGGCCCACCGTCCGCGGTGGACATGTTCTGCACGCCGAGGACGAGCCCGCTGCCCGCGTTGAGCAGGCGGAATCCGGTGGTGCCCCTGGTGTTCCAGTAGACGGAGTAGTTGAAGCCCTGCGCGTCGTGGAACGGGCCGAGGTTGACGGACGATCCGTTGGCGGTCGCGGTGAAGGCGAGGCCCGTGGTGCCGGTCCGGGTGATCGACGCCGGGTCGAGGACCGGGAGCGCGGCGAGGGCGGTGCTGCCGTAGTTGCCGCACAGGACGACCGGGCCGTAGGTGACCGCGGCGACGTCCGGGTTGTCGTTGGCGGCCCGGAGCGCGACCCGCATGGGCAGCTTGACGGTCACCGTGTCGCCGGAGGCCCAGGAGCGGGTGAGGGTGGCGTAACTGCCCGGCGTGGTGGCGATGTTCTGCACCGTGCCGTTGACGCTCACGGTGGCACCGGACGTCCAGGCCGGAATGCGGATGCGCATCGACCATGTGTCGCCGGCGCTGCCGGTGACCTTGAGCGTGGTGGTGTCCTCCGCGGGGTACGAGGTGGTCTGGGTGACCGTGAGGCCGCGCTCGGCCCAGGTGAGGACCGTGGGCACGAACAGGTTCACGATCAGGGTGGTGCCGTCGCGGAAGTAGACGGAGTCCGCCAGCTTGGTGTTGGACTCCATGCCGGTGCCCTGGCAGCACCAGAAGGAGTCATAGTCGGTGCTCCAGGTGCCGCCGCCCCAGGCCGGGCCGACGCCGCGGCGGCCGCCGGCCTTCAGCGGGGTGAAGTAGGTGATGTGCCCGTGCGGGTCGGCCGGGTTCTGCGCGCCGACGACGTGGTTGAGCAGGGCGCGCTCGTAGAAGTCGAAGTATGCGGCCTGGTTGGGGTCCAACTGCCAGAGCTCACGGGTGAGTTTGAGCATGTTGTACGAGTTGCAGAGCTCGCAGTTGTCGTTGGTCAGCTGGGAGGCGATCGCGTCGGGAGCGCGGAAGTGCTCGGCCTGGCTGTTCCCGCCGATGGCGTAGCTGTGCCTGCTGGTGCAGATCGTCCAGGCCTGGGAGGCGATGGTGTGGTAGCGCGCCGTCCCGCTGGCCCGGTACTCGCGGACGGCTCCGATCCACTTCGGCACCTGGGTGTTGGCGTGCAGGCCGTTCAGCTGGTCCTGGCCGGCGGCCAGCGGGTCGAACACGGCGGCGTGGTCGAAGCGTTCGGCGACCGTCAGCCAGCGCGCGTCCCCGGTCTGCAGGTTGAGGTCGGCCAGCACCTCGTTCATGCCGCCGAACTCGGTGCCCATGAGCGCCTGCATCTGGCTCTGGGTGAGCCTGCCGGTGCGCTGGTCGACCCAGCCGGCCATGGCCAGCAGGACGTCCCGGGCCTGGGTGCTGCCCGTCAGGCGCCACACGTCGAGCAGGCCGGCCATGGTCTTGTGGACGCAGTAGTAGGGGACGTTGCCGTTCTTGAGCGAGCCGGACTCGAGCTGGGCGAAGTCGTTCTCGGGGAAGCCCGAGAGGTAGCCGGCGGAGAACCCCGCGGCGGCGTTGTTGGCCTGGCACTTGGCCAGCTCGGCCACCATGTAGGTGGCCTTGTCGCGGCAGACGGTGTCGCCCGTTCCCGCGTAGGCCTGGGCCCACGCGCTGAGGAAGTGCCCCTGCACGTGGGTGCGGAACGGGAACGATGGGGCGTCCCAACCTCCGGTCGCGGAAGCGGCGTTGGTGGACAGCCGGTGGTTCGCGCGGAAGTTGTACAGCAGGCGGTCGACGTCGACGAAGCGCAGGTACGCCAGGGTGCGGTCCTGGTTGTCGCGCAACCGGCCGGCGGTGAGCCGGACCTGGCCGAGGTCGAACGGCTGCGTCGAGGAGCCGACGGCTTCGGCGGCCTCGGCGGCGGCCGGTGCGAGGCCGAGGCCGACGGCCGGCGCGAGGGCCAGAACGCCGGTCGCCTTGAGCAGGCTTCGGCGGTTCAGGGGAGGGGACGACATCGCGGGATCTGGTCCTTCCGGGTGGGGGAGGAGACCGGCGCCGATCTGTTAGCGCTAACAAAAGTGCTGGGACAGTGGCGGGCCGGCAGGGTGGGTGGCGAGTGCTGGAGGTGGCGTCGAAGGACCGCCGGGGCGCGGAGAGCGCGAAATCCGACGTTTCGAACAGGTGTCACGTTTATAGCCCCGGCGTCTGGATCCCGTCCAGAGGTGCGACAAGGCAGCGTAGTTGGCCCTGTCAGATGTCTTGACGGTCTGTCGGCGGATGGTGATAGTGGGGAGTCGCTTGACGTGGGCCGCTCACCTCCCTCAGGGGCTCGACCTGCCCGCGCTCGCAACCCGCAAATTGTGAGCGCTAACAAAACAGCTCTTCTCCCCACCCGTGCAGGAGCTTCCATGACCTACCGTCGGTTAATCCGCCGTGCCCGGAAGACCGTTCTCGGGGCCGCTCTGACGGCCTCCCTCACCGCCGGTATCCTGACCGGTACGGCCGCCACCTCGCAGGCGGCCACCCAGGGTCCGTGCGACATCTACTCCGCCGGCGGTACGCCCTGTGTCGCGGCGCACAGCACCACGCGGGCGCTGTACGGCTCGTACGGCGGTGCGCTCTACCAGGTCAAGCGCAGTACGGACGGCGCCACGAGGGAGATCGGCGTGCTGAGCGCGGGCGGGTACGCCAACGCCGCCGCGCAGGACGACTTCTGTACCGGCACCAGCTGCGTGATCACGGTCATCTACGACCAGTCGGGCAAGGGCAACCACCTCACCCAGGCGCCCGGCGGCGGTGCGGCCGGCGGGCCGGACAACCTGGCCAACGCGGTCGAGGCCCCGGTCACCGTCGGCGGCCACAAGGCGTACGGCGTCTACGTCGCTCCCGGCACCGGCTACCGCAACAACCACACCAACGGCATCGCCGTCGGCGACCAGCCCGAGGGCATGTACGCGGTCCTGGACGGCACGCACTACAACGGCGGCTGCTGCTTCGACTACGGCAACGCCGAGACCAGCAGCAACGACACCGGCAACGGCCACATGGAGGCCATCTACTTCGGCAACAACAAGGTCTGGGGCTACGGCACCGGCAACGGCCCGTGGGTGATGGCCGACCTGGAGAACGGCCTGTTCTCCGGCGTGAACACCCGCTTCAACGCCAACGACCCGAGTGTCAGCGACCGCTTCCTGACCGCGATCGTCAAGGGCGCGCCGAACCAGTGGGCGATCCGGGCGGGCAACGCCCAGGCGGCCGGGCTGTCCACGTACTACAGCGGGGTGCGACCCAACGCGTCGGGCTACAACCCGATGCACAAGGAGGGCGCGATCATCCTCGGCATCGGCGGTGACAACAGCAAGGGCGCGGCGGGCACCTTCTACGAGGGCGTGATGACCTCCGGCTACCCCTCGGACGCCACCGAGAACGCCGTCCAGGCCAACATCGCCGCCGCCGGCTACAGCAGCGCCGCCACCGGCACCGGCACGCTGACGCCGGGTTCGCGCGTGTCGCTGCGGGCCACCACCGCGTGCTGCACCGGCGACTACCTCACCCACGACGACGCGGACGACAAGGTCGCCATCTCGGCCGTCAATTCCTCGAGTTCGTCCACCCTCAAGGCCGACGCGACCTGGATCGTCCGCGCCGGGCTGGCGAACAGCTCCTGCCTCACCTTCGAGTCGTTCGACAAGCCCGGCCAGTTCCTCCGGCACTACAACTATGCGCTCCACCTCAGCGCGGACGACGGGGGGAGCCTGTTCGCCCAGGACGCCACCTT encodes:
- a CDS encoding carbohydrate kinase family protein, which encodes MSPRPVAVLGECVADAFSDPTQQRPGELALRVLPGGGPANTAAALARLGTPARFLGRISADPFGRLFRQHLTGSGVDLSGVVDAEEPSTLAIATLDELGQARYDFHADGTADWQWTDAELAAAPLADASCLHTGSLALVREPGGERVEQWVARVRSGTTISIDPNVRPLLVDPSVYRARLARWCALADILRLSWDDLELLLPGVSPERACDAWHLAGARLVVITLGAGGALASLDGERVTVPTPRTEVVDTIGAGDSFTAGLLHQLGALGRLGGRLAELTLDDTAAACRYAARVAALTCSVAGPNPPWAHQLRDEPAVSA
- a CDS encoding ABC transporter permease, which produces MATTTTAPYADIRQPALARRLLSAPTAGPLAALVLACAFFSLSTDQFLSGGNFSLIIQQVMVVGTLAVGQTLIILTAGIDLSCGAVMAFGSILMARLAADGTVPPLVAIALGLAVCAGFGLVNGLLVQLIPLPPFIVTLGMLNVAFALTHIYSDEQTVSNLPGALTFLGETFPLGDTDVTYGSLLALALFAVFAYVLSSTAWGRHVYALGNSQESARLNGIRTGRLTVGIYALAGLVYGLAALLLVSRTGVGDPQTGQTDNLDSITAVVLGGTSLFGGRGSVLGSLIGALIVGVFRNGLQLMGVASIYQTLITGVLVILAVTIDQISRKRAR
- a CDS encoding ATP-binding cassette domain-containing protein → MTTPVLQARGLVKRYGHVTAIDGADFDLLPGEVLAVIGDNGAGKSSLIKALTGAVAPDEGEIRLNGEPVRFGGPQDARAHGIETVYQDLAVAASMDIAANMFLGRELRRPGLLGSVFRALDRKRMREEAAAHMADLKIGLRSLTQAVETLSGGQRQAVAVARAVAWARSVVVMDEPTAALGVKESGQVLDLIRRVRDKGLPVVLISHNMPHVFEIADRIHVHRLGKRAALIKPGDYSMSEVVAIMTGALAVDGDTGGTVVADADAARAAGVRMS
- a CDS encoding LacI family DNA-binding transcriptional regulator, encoding MPATRRPTLHDVAQEVGVSAKTVSRVLNGDGPTSAATREKVLAAVERLGFQPNLMARNIRTGGPDTTIGLVVPDMGNPFFGTVAGGIESAVRGRGLTLLLGSSGDDPARERDLISTFLARRVSALMVAPAVGSDHAYLKAARATGVPVLFLDRPATGLAADCVVSSNRDGARTGVAHLIAYGHRRIGFIGDRPAGLYTRRERLAGYRDALAAAGLPYDRALVAAAHSQQDAAAATDRLLGLPDPPTALFAANNFAAMGTVVALAQAKRREVALVAFDDIPLADILEPPLTVVAQDPAAIGAAAGRTALARLDGDRGSARTTVIDTRLVVRGSGEQRPRR
- a CDS encoding beta-L-arabinofuranosidase domain-containing protein → MSSPPLNRRSLLKATGVLALAPAVGLGLAPAAAEAAEAVGSSTQPFDLGQVRLTAGRLRDNQDRTLAYLRFVDVDRLLYNFRANHRLSTNAASATGGWDAPSFPFRTHVQGHFLSAWAQAYAGTGDTVCRDKATYMVAELAKCQANNAAAGFSAGYLSGFPENDFAQLESGSLKNGNVPYYCVHKTMAGLLDVWRLTGSTQARDVLLAMAGWVDQRTGRLTQSQMQALMGTEFGGMNEVLADLNLQTGDARWLTVAERFDHAAVFDPLAAGQDQLNGLHANTQVPKWIGAVREYRASGTARYHTIASQAWTICTSRHSYAIGGNSQAEHFRAPDAIASQLTNDNCELCNSYNMLKLTRELWQLDPNQAAYFDFYERALLNHVVGAQNPADPHGHITYFTPLKAGGRRGVGPAWGGGTWSTDYDSFWCCQGTGMESNTKLADSVYFRDGTTLIVNLFVPTVLTWAERGLTVTQTTSYPAEDTTTLKVTGSAGDTWSMRIRIPAWTSGATVSVNGTVQNIATTPGSYATLTRSWASGDTVTVKLPMRVALRAANDNPDVAAVTYGPVVLCGNYGSTALAALPVLDPASITRTGTTGLAFTATANGSSVNLGPFHDAQGFNYSVYWNTRGTTGFRLLNAGSGLVLGVQNMSTADGGPALQWGDSGTADHDWGLVVDGTALRLRNANSGKVLGVQNMSTADNASVLQWSDNGTADHRWTVVETADGSHGLRNANSGKLLGIAGASTAQGAFAVQVPDTSSATSRWWFVPTGTRRIQNVGSGLLLGVQTMSTADGALVIQWGDNGTADHLWTAVVDSGGYLRLKNSNSGKVLAVEGGGTANGSRIVQWTDNGAADHRWRLRHGGGDTFRIQSAVSGRVLGVSGASTSQGAQVVLWDDNGTADHLWRFL
- a CDS encoding alpha-L-arabinofuranosidase B, translating into MTYRRLIRRARKTVLGAALTASLTAGILTGTAATSQAATQGPCDIYSAGGTPCVAAHSTTRALYGSYGGALYQVKRSTDGATREIGVLSAGGYANAAAQDDFCTGTSCVITVIYDQSGKGNHLTQAPGGGAAGGPDNLANAVEAPVTVGGHKAYGVYVAPGTGYRNNHTNGIAVGDQPEGMYAVLDGTHYNGGCCFDYGNAETSSNDTGNGHMEAIYFGNNKVWGYGTGNGPWVMADLENGLFSGVNTRFNANDPSVSDRFLTAIVKGAPNQWAIRAGNAQAAGLSTYYSGVRPNASGYNPMHKEGAIILGIGGDNSKGAAGTFYEGVMTSGYPSDATENAVQANIAAAGYSSAATGTGTLTPGSRVSLRATTACCTGDYLTHDDADDKVAISAVNSSSSSTLKADATWIVRAGLANSSCLTFESFDKPGQFLRHYNYALHLSADDGGSLFAQDATFCPTAGNSGTGTSLRSVNYPTKYLRHYNFAVYVASNGGSNAWDSSSSWAADTSWVVAQPWS